One segment of Micromonospora parathelypteridis DNA contains the following:
- a CDS encoding acyl-CoA dehydrogenase family protein: MELTLSAEQAAVRQLAAEFADRELAPHAAAWDRRESVDPAIVAMLGDLGFLGLTIAEADGGSGGDHLAYCLVLEELGRGDSAVRGIVSVSLGLVAKSIAAHGTAAQRAEWLPRLCAGTALGCFALTEPDSGSDAAALRTRAIRDGADWLLTGTKTFITNGTTADVALVFARTGGPGHRGITAFLVPTASPGLTRREIHGKLGLRGQATGELRFDEVRVPDTARLGDEGSGFRLALATLAKGRMSVAAGCVGIAQGCLDAAVGYAGQRIQFGKPIAGHQLVQQLLAAIAVDTAAARLLVWQVADLIDRDQPFATEASMAKLFASEAAVRAANNAVQVFGGYGYIDEYPVGKYLRDARVATLYEGTSQIQQLLIGRALTGVNAF, from the coding sequence ATGGAGCTGACCCTCTCCGCCGAGCAGGCCGCGGTCCGCCAGTTGGCCGCGGAGTTCGCCGACCGCGAGCTGGCGCCGCACGCCGCCGCCTGGGACCGGCGCGAGTCGGTCGACCCGGCCATCGTCGCCATGCTTGGCGACCTGGGCTTCCTGGGGCTGACCATCGCCGAGGCCGACGGCGGTTCCGGCGGCGACCATCTCGCGTACTGCCTGGTACTGGAAGAGCTCGGCCGGGGCGACTCGGCGGTGCGCGGCATCGTCTCGGTCTCACTCGGCCTGGTCGCGAAGTCGATCGCCGCCCACGGGACGGCCGCACAGCGAGCCGAGTGGCTGCCCCGACTCTGCGCCGGCACCGCACTCGGCTGTTTCGCGCTGACCGAGCCGGACAGCGGCTCCGACGCGGCCGCGCTGCGGACCCGCGCGATCCGTGACGGCGCCGACTGGCTGCTCACCGGCACGAAGACGTTCATCACCAACGGCACCACCGCCGACGTCGCACTGGTCTTCGCCCGCACCGGCGGCCCAGGGCACCGGGGCATCACCGCGTTCCTGGTGCCCACCGCCAGCCCAGGCCTGACCCGACGGGAGATCCACGGCAAGCTGGGCCTTCGCGGCCAGGCAACCGGCGAGCTGCGCTTCGACGAGGTACGCGTGCCCGACACCGCCCGCCTCGGCGACGAGGGCAGCGGGTTCCGGCTGGCCCTGGCGACCCTCGCCAAGGGTCGGATGTCGGTGGCCGCCGGCTGTGTCGGCATCGCCCAGGGCTGCCTCGACGCCGCGGTCGGCTACGCCGGGCAGCGGATCCAGTTCGGCAAGCCGATCGCCGGGCACCAGCTCGTCCAACAACTGCTCGCCGCCATCGCGGTGGACACCGCCGCCGCCCGGTTGCTGGTCTGGCAGGTGGCCGACCTGATCGACCGCGACCAGCCATTCGCGACCGAGGCGTCGATGGCCAAGCTCTTCGCCAGCGAGGCGGCCGTCCGCGCGGCCAACAACGCGGTCCAGGTCTTCGGTGGGTACGGCTACATCGACGAATACCCGGTCGGCAAGTACCTGCGGGACGCCCGGGTCGCCACCCTCTACGAGGGCACCAGCCAGATCCAGCAACTCCTCATCGGACGCGCGCTCACCGGCGTCAACGCCTTCTAG
- a CDS encoding MarR family winged helix-turn-helix transcriptional regulator, which yields MSTTSPVGAVPWLNPDEERAWRAFLRVMVSVQTGTARDLAAIGLSEPDYEVLSTLSERAGHTSSLGEQADKMGWSRSRLSRHATRMESRGLLRRTPDPADGRGCFLVLTAQGLEALEDAAPAHVQSVRRHFIDRLTPTDLTAIEQIARRLEEPQVGDDRPPT from the coding sequence ATGTCAACTACATCGCCGGTCGGGGCCGTACCCTGGTTGAACCCGGACGAGGAACGCGCGTGGCGGGCCTTCCTGCGCGTGATGGTCTCCGTCCAGACCGGCACGGCGCGCGACCTGGCCGCGATCGGGCTCTCGGAGCCCGACTACGAGGTGCTGAGCACCCTGTCGGAGCGGGCCGGTCACACCAGCAGCCTCGGCGAACAGGCCGACAAGATGGGCTGGTCACGCAGCCGGCTGTCCCGGCACGCCACCCGGATGGAGTCGCGCGGTCTCCTGCGGCGCACACCTGACCCGGCCGACGGCAGAGGTTGCTTCCTCGTACTCACCGCGCAAGGCCTGGAGGCACTCGAGGACGCGGCACCGGCCCACGTTCAGTCGGTACGACGCCACTTCATCGACCGTCTCACCCCAACCGACCTCACCGCCATCGAACAGATCGCCCGGAGGTTGGAAGAACCCCAGGTCGGCGACGATCGGCCACCCACCTGA
- a CDS encoding MaoC family dehydratase, translating into MRVFSSFEDLTSAVGETLGPGPWQRIEQGRVDLFADATDDHQWIHLDPVRAAAGPFGGTIAHGYLTLSLLPALAGGLYRVEGVAMGVNYGLNRVRFPAPVRVGASVRATATIAEVSPVIGGVQLVATVSVESDSGGKPVCVAETVSRLYGAEGR; encoded by the coding sequence ATGCGAGTCTTCAGCTCGTTCGAGGACCTGACGAGCGCGGTCGGCGAAACCCTCGGGCCCGGTCCGTGGCAGCGTATCGAGCAGGGTCGTGTCGATCTGTTCGCCGACGCCACCGACGACCACCAGTGGATCCATCTCGACCCGGTCCGGGCCGCAGCCGGCCCGTTCGGCGGGACGATCGCCCACGGGTACCTGACGCTGTCGCTGCTGCCGGCGCTGGCCGGCGGGCTCTACCGGGTCGAGGGGGTGGCGATGGGGGTCAACTACGGGCTGAACCGGGTGCGCTTCCCTGCCCCGGTGCGGGTCGGCGCCTCCGTACGGGCCACCGCCACCATCGCCGAGGTGTCCCCGGTGATCGGCGGCGTGCAGTTGGTCGCGACGGTCTCCGTCGAGAGCGACAGTGGCGGCAAGCCCGTCTGCGTAGCCGAGACCGTCAGCCGGCTCTACGGCGCCGAAGGTCGTTGA
- a CDS encoding VOC family protein, protein MATRLVQINMKARDDSALGAFWAEVLGWELSSEGPGVTNLEPEGFVYPDPVAVCIDLVVSPEPKTVKNRVHVDLATTSAAHQAEVVTRLKELGATPADVGQGDVPWTVLADPEGNEFCVLEPRPLYRDTGPIAAVVVDCADPRVMARFWGEATDWTLHEVTDHRAVLRSAKGVGPYLEFIRTSDVKTVWNRVHLDVRPYPGDDPEAEAARLRTLGATAIDLGGSISWTVLADPEGNEFCLLAPS, encoded by the coding sequence ATGGCGACGCGGCTTGTTCAGATCAACATGAAGGCTCGGGACGACTCCGCGCTGGGCGCTTTCTGGGCGGAGGTGCTCGGTTGGGAACTCTCCAGCGAGGGACCCGGCGTGACCAACCTCGAACCTGAGGGCTTCGTCTACCCCGACCCCGTCGCCGTCTGCATCGACCTCGTCGTCTCCCCGGAACCCAAGACGGTCAAGAACCGGGTGCACGTCGACCTCGCCACCACCTCGGCGGCCCATCAGGCGGAGGTGGTCACGCGCCTGAAGGAGCTCGGCGCGACACCCGCCGACGTAGGCCAGGGTGACGTGCCGTGGACGGTCCTGGCCGACCCGGAGGGCAACGAGTTCTGCGTGCTGGAGCCCCGACCGCTCTACCGGGACACCGGGCCGATCGCCGCGGTCGTGGTCGACTGCGCGGATCCGCGAGTCATGGCCCGCTTCTGGGGCGAGGCCACGGACTGGACCCTGCACGAGGTGACCGACCACCGGGCGGTGCTGCGCTCGGCGAAGGGTGTCGGCCCATATCTGGAGTTCATCCGCACCTCCGACGTGAAGACCGTCTGGAACCGCGTCCATCTCGACGTCCGTCCATACCCGGGTGACGACCCGGAGGCCGAGGCGGCCAGACTGCGGACTCTCGGCGCCACCGCCATCGACCTGGGCGGAAGCATCTCGTGGACGGTCCTCGCCGACCCGGAAGGCAACGAGTTCTGCCTCCTCGCCCCAAGCTGA